Part of the Besnoitia besnoiti strain Bb-Ger1 chromosome Unknown contig00028, whole genome shotgun sequence genome is shown below.
AGCGCTTCCACTGGAAGCAGCGGCTTGGCGGGCCAACTACTGTGAAATTCTTTATCAGGCGTACCATGTACTGGGGAGCGGCGGGCCGCATGTTTCCATCGGTTTGTTTGGACTGTGCTCGAGTGCTAGGAAGTAGCCCAACTCTATGCCCCATAGATTTCGTTAACACCGATCCGAGTTCCATAACCTCATCTTTGATGTGTGCGGTTAGCGAGTCTCCGCGATGGGTTTTTTGCCCTTCCTTGCGCATTGAGCCAAAATCAGCCAGAAACAGACGCCCGTCTTTCATCACCAGAAGATTAGCCTCTCTGAAGTCACCATGCACGACTCCTTGGCGTTGGAGATTGGCCACCAGCCGTATTAGATCATAGGATAGCTGTAGGCGGGCATGGTACACGATGTCGCTGTCCCGTACGGCAGGATCACACATTGCGTTGATAACATCTTGAAGGTCTGTATAGGCCTTCGGCATCAAGAAGAAAACATTTCCGATCAACGTTCGCGAGCCAGGGATAGCGACAGCGAAGGTCTCCTTGTTTGGAAAACTGCACCATGTCGGTGGGGACCAAGAATCGAAGAACGGCTTGAGCTTCCCTTGGGTCTTTGACCGTGGCGAACGCATCAGTTAAACGACCCTCTGCCATCACATCCTCTTGTGACATCTTGAAAGGCTCGCGGAGAGCAATAGGAACTTTTGCGGCGAACTCTGCTCCGGTGTCCACGTCGGAAGCCGTGAACACCATCCCGAAGTCGCCCCTGCCGAAGACGGGCCCCCTTCGGAGCCGCCGTGGCGCTCCCGTCCGCACCGAGACCACTTCCACGGTCACGTCCTGTGGCCAGAACGTAGCGGAGAGCCCTTTGTCCAGTGTCCTGAATGCCCCCGCCTGGCGATCGACTGGGTGGATTTGCTTCGATACCAGTGTCAAAAGGTGCTTGACAATGGAGTCCCCTGGCTCTATGCCATGAACCAGCGCGAGGTCAGCTCCCTCTGGTTGACCCAGGTCTGCAAAACTCGCATCCGACGAAGAACCTGGTTCCTCTAATCGCGATCCCCTGAAGTGGGCGAGCCGCCCGGACGCTCCAGACACATGGCGCCCAACAGTTCTTGCGGCCCCCCGCGAGTGCTGAAGCAGACTGTGGCCATAAGAAGCTAGTGCACGAGGCGGGGCGTCCACCGCCACATGCGTGTCTCTGGCATTTCCAGTGCCTAGATCCAGTTGCCTGCGAGTCCTCTCAAAGAGCAAACGGGGATGGGTTCGCTCACTACTGGCCGGGGTGTCTTCTAAAGGAGAGGACTCAGTGAAGGAGCTCCCGACGTGGGGATCGTCCTCCCCTGGTGCAACCGATCCCGCGGTCACGTGGCTTCTTCTTGAGGTCACCGCTGAAGCGAGCAGGTGACCGAACTGCGAGCTTAAATGCACGCTCACCCCCTTGTGCACCCCAAGACAGTGCCCAGTGCAGCTAGAGCTAGCCACACACGGCATGACGCCTTTCTGGCGCGTTTTGGGTCAAACACCATTTTCAAAGTCGGACGCAAGCGGTCATCCAGTCAGAAGTATCTCTACAACTAGCACTTGGAAAAGCTTTACAAATGAAAGGGCAGTTGGCGTCCTGCGGCCGGGGCTGCTTGGCGCCTGTCGCTGTGTCTCAGAGCAGAGCCCACAACTGCGAGCTGGTTTTGCTGAAGACACCTGCGCGTCTCATTTTTGTTGCCGCTTGGCCAGCCAGACAGCTTTCCCCACAAAGCGTTGACTGTGTGTACGGCATACGGCCCCCTGTCTGTCACTTGTGTCTTCTCATGGACAAAAAACGAACAGCAGCCAATCACGCGCTGTCTCGCAGAGAAACGCTGACCTCGGCTGCGTCTTAAGTGTTCTGCTGAGACAGAGCCCGTCACAATGCCCGAGGGCATCTCTCTGCGTCAGAGGTGCCCTGCCCCACACTCGCACCCCGGGgggcgcctcagcctccgccgtgTTCAGGGTCGCCATTAGATATATGGAGAATGCGGATGACTGTGTgcggcttcgctgccttGAGTACCTATTTTTGTCGAAAACGCGATAGATCGTGgcggctctcttctccgACAGGGACTTGCGCCTGTATCTCGTAAGCAAGATTAGCGCGATAGATGCAACGCACTCGATGGTTTTATCTTGTTTCAAAAACGCTTCCAGAGTCCCGCGCAAAACACATCAGAATCGTGCGTGCGAGTGGCACTCGTCATTGGTACCTCGCCCAGTGCCAGGGAGTCAACCACGAACGCTGCCTGAGCAGATGCATACATGACACTTGGAGCGTGCACTCGTCTGCTGGCGACTTCAGGTCACCGAATCGAATAGTCAGACTCTGATGTGCTGTAGCACGCTTGCATGACCGACGCTGTTTCGCAGTGTATTTGAGTTGTAGCACCCCTCACCTGTCTCAGCTGTCCCCCTCTCAAACACGTGATGCAGTGGCGCCTTTTATATCGGCGACGAACGCTCTGAGGGGGCGCTGAAAGTCCAGTTGTTATATCGCAAGGGGCGTGATCGTGGTGATTCGACCACACATTCCTCACGTTTATGCATAATTATTCGGAAAAATTTGCGAGCGGTAGctgaccctaaaccctaaaggGCTGAAGTCGTAAAGCGCTAGTGTGTGTAACTTGCTTTCCTGCCCCCACATGGCTGAAAGTGGCGCGTGAAAGAACAGCGAGGAGTTTTCTTCTTGCGTTGTTGACGGCGTtgtggctggcgccgctgctgcacctACCCGTCTACGATCATGGAATTCACAGAGTGACACCAGAGCTGAGGAAAACCGTGGGCTAGGCcgaaggaagagagagaggcacggttgacgcggacgcgagccgcgcaaatgcgtgcatgcaacCGCGGGACGAAGTCTTTGCAATGAGGAAGCCTCCGCGTGTCGGACTGAGAAAAGTCGAACAAGTTCCGTCGCTGCCGAGACTCCAGGACCGTCAGTGGCAAACGAAACTTGTGGACAAAGTATGTGGAACCGGCTTTGTATGAAAGTGGAGGCCAACAGAGAACACAGCTGTGGCCTTTAGAAGTTCTGTAAATGGACTATGTTCGTCAGTGGCAAACGAAACTTGTGGACAAAGTATGTGGAACCGGCTTTGTATGAAAGTGGAGGCCAACAGAGAACACAGCTGTGGCCTTTAGAAGTTCTGTAAATGGACTATGTTCGGCTGGATCCGATGCCACGGAGTTCTGCGCTGGGtaggagacagcagcgagatAGGCTCGGGGCATTCATCCCTGGAATAACAGAGCAACACAGCACTGCTGATGCCTTCCATTTTGTGGTATGACTTTGAATTTCGTGCCCAGATACTGCATGTGCTCAGCTCGACCCCCcctgctgcttctgtcgAAGGAAAGCCACCCGCCGTACGCGCTGGTCGCGGCTTGTTCGTTGggcgtctcgcctttttttttctccgtcaGTCTCGTCTCCTGGGACGACCATTGCCGTTGCTAGTACCTTAACCGTTTTGTTTCTTTATCATGCGCCTTGCCTTTCCACCGCGCCAGTGGCGTGCGCAACTCATCGAGTGCCCTGCTCTCGCTGCTTGCCCGTTGCGGAGGCGTGGACCCCTTGggttcgtctcctctctcgtaGCTCTATCGTTTACGGTAGCGTCAATGGCAAAtgtgcggcgtcggcgcgcatGACTCCGCAAGCAAAGTAGGCTCTTTTCCCCGTCATTTCTGGTGTCGCGTCGTGGCCCTGTCGGCGCGTCTCACACCACCAAGATGGAGAgcacggctgcagaggcgggcgcgcctgcctgtgGGGACTCCTCGGGAGGCACATCCAAATGCCGGAAACAGCGCACAGTtagcgcgtcgtcttcgtcgccccctGAGTCTCCTGACTCTCCTGGTGCTGAAGGCCCTGGTCGTCGGCCGGCAAGCGTCTTCAAACTTAGTGCGTCTACGACGCCGCTAGGCTCAATCTCCTTCTTTCCCCCGTCTGAAGGTCACGAGTCTGGGCTGTGCGCCTCCCCACACGGTGCGCTTCGAGATCCCTGCTCCGATGGACTTAACGAGCCCTctaggcgccgcggagattGTTCCCCGTTTTCTGTCGACAGGGGCGCGCTAGGTGGAGCTCCGACTTGTTCGCTCTTCGCCCCTGAGAGAAGCACTCGACTCACTCTCAATCCTTTTGCAGCCAGTGAAGATGCCACGGGTAAGTAGGCGGGGCACATGTTCTGTTTTTCGGGAGCGTCGGCACTGAGCAGCACGCAGCATGGAAAGCCTCCAGCGTGTTTCACAGTCTTTACGCACTCGGGTTGTGCGTTCATGCAACCCCTGGATTGTAGCCAAGGGACGCGAACTCGGcgtgccttctgcgtctgccttctccctTGAAGTAGAGGTCATGCGCCTTTCTGTGGCTCAGGCAAAGGCCGGTCAGTTTCACGCGATGCTTGTTTTCCCAGCTTCTTCGGAGCTCTCTGAGGTTTTAGGTGGGCTTTTTGTGTGCGTTTTGGCCCTGTCCTTCGCGGCTCTTTGCTAGTGTCTCACAAGTCGGAGCGGCTGACAATGTGTGTGCATTCGCAGGGCCCTGTGCGACACGCAGAGCCGTAAGACGCCCGccagacgcctgcagcggaggcggggtgGGGGTGCTCGCCGGTGGATTGCAAGATGCTGAAATAGCTCAGCTGTCTATcagggaagcggaggaagacagcgcACTCTCGGGGTTTGTGCTCGGAAGTGTCATCGAAAAGAATACTTCCTCTGCAgatgcgcacgcgacgcccgcTCCGTGTCCGCCTCAGGCGGCCTCCGTTGCGCCACCGTCAGACTCATATccgccaggcagcagcgggcctTTGTCCTTTCTGCCTTCGAACGCAGCTATAGAGGCTCCCTTCGGTTTTCCGAAGGCAGTCCATCGGTCGCTCCTGCCATGTCACAGTCGTCGGGGGGCCGACGACAACGCCGGCACACCAGGAGGCTTGCGACCGAAAACGGGGCCTACCGGTGCGACGGCAGCAAGCAGCTTCAGCGACCGTGGCAGCACGAGCGTTTCAGGACCTGGGGCGGTGGGCAAGGCATTGGCTGCGGAGATTGAAAACGAAAATCTTCATATTTtgagccgcatgcagccccaCGAGATTCGGGAGGCTCGGGAGGAGATCCTCCAGCGCTTTGGGGCAGAACGATTTGCGGCcctgcagagacgagcgcTCCGGCGGGCTCGTGCGAAATGCAGCGGCGAACATCAAGAACAGAATGGAAATGCTgaggcgacgaggggcgcagcagctggacgGGCCGCACGGGGCGAAAGGCAGCAGCTCCAGAATGAggacgctgcgcgcctgtccGCGTTCCCGCGCGAGAACAGAACTGAGGAAAGTCAGACGCGCCTTCAAGCGGGCGGCTCAGCtcccgccgcttctccggtgccgccctcgtcctcgtgTGCATCGTCTACACAGTCATCTGTTTTTGCTCTGCCGGGAGGCAGGCAGTGCGTTCTCGAGTGGAGCCTCGagccgcgtcgggcgctggcagctgcggcggcccggACGCCGGCTTAGGGAAGAGAAACGACCTTTGGGCCCGCTTTCCAAGGTGACGGGCAAGGACTGAATGGGGGGGTTGTCCGGCCGTGCATGCAGGGTCAGTCAGGcaaggacgcggcgcagtcGGCTGGGGCTACAAGTTCTGTACGATTTGATCTCCAGGAAGCTGCGAAACTGCAGTGGGCAAATCCGCTTGGCCTGGAAGATGCGAGGGGTGGACCTcttgaggaggaagacggagagtGGGAGCACCAGCGTGTGCAGGGGGGGTGTTCACCGGGGTACCTGCGAAAGCAGGGCGAGGAACGAAGACACGCATCAGAATTGAACGTCTCCGGTTCGACTTCGACGGGAAGCTGCGGAGCGAGGTCTTCCCGTCTCAGGTGCTGTGGAGTAAGCTGTGTCTCTTGCGACAGGCTGGCGAAGAGTCCCTGTGCTCCGCTCTGTTGGCGAATTCTCTACCGGATTTGACGCGCGAAGACCCTCTCGAGTATCACCGAGGTCTTCACCACCATGGCGATGAAGCAGCGCTGGCGGGATATACACTGGGCGAGCTGTTGCAGCTGGCTCAGAGCGCGAgtcggccgcaggcggcttcCTGGATGTCGAGTGCTGCTAcgcccttctcctccctATTGAGCAGAAACCGGAGCCTCTTTTGATTGCAGGCGTCCTTGCCCCGGTAAGACGCACGGGCTCGGCTCGCGGCccttctccgcgacgccctctCTTCGCACCGTCTCTGTAACTGTCGGGAGCTCGGCTGGGCTCTGCCGAGCCTCGGTCGAGGGCTGGAGTGTCTCAGTGCATGTGCGTGAGAAGATGTCGAGTACAGAATGCGAGACGCTGCTCGACCGGCACACGTATGGGTCGCACGCAGGCTTGTCTGCGCAAAGCACCATGCACACATAGACTTCGCGTCTGCATCATGCGCGAATCCATGGAGAGCTGGAGCACCCACGAACGTCGCTGCATCTTTATGTTGGACTCGTGCTGCTGTATGTTGTCTCCAGCTCGGCGTCGTTGTCGCGTGCTCaccctcgcgcgtcgccgtgaggcgcgcgtccctgccgccgcctacCGCCGCGGAGTGtgcagagcgcagaggccgtcagcgtctccgcgcgccctgcaTCAACCTCCGGTTGCAACTGCAGCCTTCTCTGCACCCTCTGCTTACGCGTCTTCTAGCTGTTTCGGCCGCCGATCGCTCCTTCGTCCACGCAcacccgcctctctccggcgtcgcgtttccggcgcgtcgggcggcggggcctgGGCCTTCGGTTGgacgcctgtctccgcgcccggcAAGCGGGCACCAGTCTCCTTTCCCTTCGCCGTCACCagtcggcgcgctggcgtgcgGGGTGGGTTTGCGGGCTCACGAGACGGCAGCCGAGCTTCTCTTTCAGATCCGCGCGTCACCGTTCTTCACGCACCTCGTCGAGCTCGCGCTCTACGAACTTTTTGAGCGCTTTCTGTCCGGCTTCAAACGCGAgttgcgcgccctcgcgccgttcAAAGCCAGCCGGAGTGcccagacgccgcccgcgaatGGGCTCGCCCAGGCCGgggtcgcaggcgccagtccgcagcgagacgcgaacgGGGAGTGTCGCAGCGGAGTCTCAGGggtctctgcttcgtccaCGCTTCCGCACCAGAAGAGAGGCTCCATGGAGAGCGAGAACGTCGGCGATCCGACAGagggctgggcggcggcggctggcgcagcacTCATGCGCCACCGAGAGGAGGGgttgcagaggagagaaatcGGTTTGCAGTCATCTCGGTTCTCCCCGTCTGCGTGCTCGGGGCCTTGCTCTGCGGAGCAGAAAGGCGCGAATCGTAATGATTCCGGGAAAGAAACCAGGCAACAAAGACTCCCGCGCGCCCCCTCCCCACCGGCGAAGGCCTATGTGCTCAGtttgccgcaggcgcaggtgtctacggagaacgaggaagcgcggcgaaggcgccaccaggggggggcagcgccgcagcaaacCTCGCGCGTGTTGCAGCGGACGAACAGAGGAGACTGGGAGGATGCAGAGAGGGCCAGAGAGGCTGGTAAAGAAatggcgtcgcagaggaaactcgcggcgagcgatgGACGAGAACTAGCCCAACcaggaagcgaggaagcgatgGGGCCGCGCAGATCGCGCGACGCACGGAAAAAGGACCGAGACAGGGATGAATTCGGCAAGGCGTCCGCAAGATACGAGGATAGTCAtggcggcgcgaagcaggctTACGGCattgcagaggcggagagacgtGCGTGTGCGCTCTTCAGTCTCGATCGCCTTTTGCGAGCTGAAGACGTCTCTGAAGCCTTTTCTCTCGTGGCTCCACGAGCGCATCCGTACCGCGTGCCGGTCCCCTCTCAGTTGTCTTCcggtccctctctctcgccttcatcTGGCTCAGATGTCCCGCTTCCTTCGTCTGCATCCTCTCGCTCCGTGGCTCGCGCTGGGTCACATGGAGCATTGTCTCCCCAtcccgctgcgtcctcgccttctgccgagctgtcgctgcagcagcggttTGCTGTAGCCCAGGAAGCGCTGACCGCGCTGCCGGGCGGGGCGGCTTTGTATCTTTTTCTCCATCTTCTTTCGCGGCATAGTCCCTCGACGCTCGCCAAGACTGTCGCGTCGTGTGTGCGGAAGACCGAGCCaacgctcgcgcctctcgttctcttccctctcctgggctcgccgccagcaACTTACTTCGAGGACGCGATGaagcgccagctgcttcaCACCGCTTCCATCTATCTGCTGGTGCTGCAAAACACTGAAGGATGTTTAGTCGTTCGGCAGAAACGCGcgttgcctcttcttcgagcggcgctgcggctcggcgtcgcaggcctcgcgcggaagcTCGTGCGCTTCGTGCTCGCGCTCCTGGTTGCCTAtccggcgcggaagagggcggaaaacagcgcgtgcgaggcgacCGGGGATCCGACTGAAAGTGCGAAGGCTCGGCAGGcgtctgtgcatgcgctACGGGAAGGAAACTGCGAAGAGGATATCGTCGTGCCGTGGTCGGGAGCAGGAGGGGCCCCCGCACTgtgggctccgccggcgctgtttcaggagcgaagacgaagcaggtcgcacgcagcgaggagtcgcgcagaagagaaacctgcgcgagaaggcgagcagctCCACTCTCAagtggaagaggaggagggctcCCGAAGAGCCCAGAAAGCGAAGCACGGCCAGCGTGCGGAGgaacgcgcggagagacaagcCGACGCaaaagcagacgaagagagggcCATCTTTCAGCTTTACCGAGATGTTGTGGCAATCGTTGAGGACTGTCTTTTGAGTTCGCTGGTTCATCTGCAGTGGCTCCGCGTTTTTCAGTTGACAAGTGTCCTCGCGCTCGATCTGCCTGCTTggctctttcgcctccgccctcatATCTGTCGCGTCTTTTCGCTTGACGGGCCGTGCGGATTGCTTCCGTCTCCGGAGTCCGCCCCGGTGGTGTCGCCCTGTTGTTCGCACTCGCAGTGCCTATTTCTGCAGGACGACCCAGCAGTGCCGTTTGAGCGCGTTGTCTTGTCGCTTGTAAGCCAGCTCGGTCTCAGCGCTCGgggcttcgcgtctcgctcgatCTGGTCTGCCGCGCAGTGGCGAGCTTGCCTTCTGGGCTCTCGTTCGTTGCCGTCCCTCTGTCGTACGACGGAGATGGGTCGCCTACACCAAGGCTCTCTTCTTGCGCGtacgtcttctcgcgcctcgtctcatTTCGGGGTCGACGCGTCGCTTGCTATTTCAGAttcggcagaggcggcccCGGCTCCGACTGCTTGTCGAGAGGGAACGGATCTGCAGTCAGAAGAGGCTGACGCCCGAGTTcttgctgcgtcgccttccgcatgCGAGTGGAAGCGGGGCAGTTACGCAGCCGTCTCTGGGGCGTGGGTTCACCTGCCTAGCGTGAGGGGGCTCactccttcgcctgctccGGCCTCGCCGTTTCCGCCCCCGACGTTTCGTGAGTTTAGGGCCTGCACTCAGCGTCCTCATGCcggtctgcatgcgcaagtGTCTCcaccttcttcctctgtgcctctgcctcttcccgATGGGTGGTTCACACACAAGCAGGTCTACAGGGGTCGCCTCGCTAGCTCCTTTAGTCCGCGGACgaacgcgagggcgggggcgccgtcgcctccggcggggcTGCCACAGAGACTTGGGAGGCGGGTGCAGCCGAACTTCGTGTCggggagcgagggcgagtaCAGTctcagggcggcgacggaaagTCTGACGGCTTTCTTTCTCCACGTCTTCGTCAGAGCCGACCTGCCTGTGCTGGCGTTGGCGCTCCTCgtggccgcaggcgaccgcgagggagTGAGGAGaattctttctctctcgccgtcgttgcGACTGCGCATTCAGATGAAGCAAGAGGAAAGCAACGGGCGCGTCTCGGCTTCCGCGGACACGACCGCTCAGCAGCCGAgcaaggcagcggcgctagAAAGCGGGCATCCTGGAGGACGCAgtcgagaagacgcgaagactGCAGGAGGGGGTGCAGTGCGCAGGAAGCAAAaccgagacgccggcgggtgGGCAGCAATGTCTCGCTCCTTGCGAGAGCTGCTTTTCGTCATGGCTGAGCAAGCGGCAGAAAGCGGGGCGCCGACTGGAGAACGGATAGAGCCACCTGCCGGGAGAAACGGTGAAAGAATCCGTAAAACGTAAACGGCTCGACGAAAGAGATACCGGGCGGGAAGGGGGTACGCGACGCGGGAAGGATTCCGTCGCGATCGAGAGTgagaagcagacacagaggacAGGGGACCAGTCGGATGGAGCCGATGCACAACGCCAAGAGGCGGAGCGTTGGCGCCAGAAAGGAGCCGAAACAAGGGGGCGGGGCCGAAGAGAATCCATAAGCGAGTTTCTTGTTCCCTTGGGTTCGCATATGCATGTCGTGTGGTTGCTTCCCAACTCTGCAAGCGTAGATGATTGTAGAATCCGGCTCGCCGAGCTCTTGGTATGAAGCTACGCCATGCGAGCCGGAACTCTTAGTCAATGCACACACGACAGTTTGCAAGGCGTAATTTTTGAGCGACCAGCACCGCGTAAGAGATGCTTCTGCACTATGCATCACAGTTTGTGGCCTTCCCAACGGCGCGCCTTAGGTAAACTACGCATCGTACTTCCGACCCCTCTGCCTTGTATTCATTTCACTTTGAACATACATTCTTTCCACACCTCCCGCTAATGAGTGGGCACGGCACCAGCCGTGTGTTGCATTCCCGCTATGCTCCGGGAGCGACGACAATGCAGGAACACGGCACTGTTGCTCGATATTTTATGATGTGTGGGACTAACATAGCTGCTCATTCAATTGTGGCTATGCATCTGTGCAGCCCCGTACGCGAGTCCTACAGACAGAGAAGCTTGCGTATTCCTCTGCTCCCGAGCTCCTGCCTAACCAGTATGAGCTACAGAGAACCTGCTTTGGCGCGGCAAGGCACGAGACATCTCAGTGTGGCAGGTGCGCTCGGCTGAGCCTGCGCGTCTACACCGTCAGCCGACGACAAATTCTGAAATCCAATGTGCTCACCCATCACGTCAGGCGTTTCTGCATACCGTAGAGCAGCATGGTCGCTCAAGCTCCCTCGACTCAGCCTCCACCATGTTCCGGGACGCTACTGGATATACGGAGAATACGCAGGACGGTGTGCGAGCTCGTCGCCCCCTTTGAGAACCCGTTTGTGTCGTCGATGAGATAAGTTGCAGCGCCTCTCGGAACGGGTTgcgactgcgcgcgcgtgtttcATGAGAACGATTGGCGTACGATCGTTTACATTCGACGCACTGGATTTGAGTGGTTTTGGATAACCACGCGGCGATCCAGCAGAAGATACATTACGATTCTGCATGCTAAAGGCACGTTTCCGAGTCATGTCGCCGAGTGCCAGGGAGACGGCTGTGGACACTGTGTGCCCTGATGAGTAAAAGACATTTCGAGCGTGGACTCTTGCGCGAGCGCAAGAATCG
Proteins encoded:
- a CDS encoding rhoptry protein ROP18 (encoded by transcript BESB_043030), translating into MVFDPKRARKASCRVWLALAALGTVLGCTRGGSRLEEPGSSSDASFADLGQPEGADLALVHGIEPGDSIVKHLLTLVSKQIHPVDRQAGAFRTLDKGLSATFWPQDVTVEVVSVRTGAPRRLRRGPVFGRGDFGMVFTASDVDTGAEFAAKVPIALREPFKMSQEDVMAEGRLTDAFATVKDPREAQAVLRFLVPTDMVQFSKQGDLRCRYPWLANVDRKCFLLDAEGLYRPSRCYQRNV
- a CDS encoding RPAP1 family protein (encoded by transcript BESB_043040) codes for the protein MESTAAEAGAPACGDSSGGTSKCRKQRTVSASSSSPPESPDSPGAEGPGRRPASVFKLSASTTPLGSISFFPPSEGHESGLCASPHGALRDPCSDGLNEPSRRRGDCSPFSVDRGALGGAPTCSLFAPERSTRLTLNPFAASEDATAKGRELGVPSASAFSLEVEVMRLSVAQAKAGQFHAMLVFPASSELSEVLGPCATRRAVRRPPDACSGGGVGVLAGGLQDAEIAQLSIREAEEDSALSGFVLGSVIEKNTSSADAHATPAPCPPQAASVAPPSDSYPPGSSGPLSFLPSNAAIEAPFGFPKAVHRSLLPCHSRRGADDNAGTPGGLRPKTGPTGATAASSFSDRGSTSVSGPGAVGKALAAEIENENLHILSRMQPHEIREAREEILQRFGAERFAALQRRALRRARAKCSGEHQEQNGNAEATRGAAAGRAARGERQQLQNEDAARLSAFPRENRTEESQTRLQAGGSAPAASPVPPSSSCASSTQSSVFALPGGRQCVLEWSLEPRRALAAAAARTPA
- a CDS encoding RIC1 protein (encoded by transcript BESB_043050) produces the protein MQGQSGKDAAQSAGATSSVRFDLQEAAKLQWANPLGLEDARGGPLEEEDGEWEHQRVQGGCSPGYLRKQGEERRHASELNVSGSTSTGSCGARSSRLSAGGIYTGRAVAAGSERESAAGGFLDVECCYALLLPIEQKPEPLLIAGVLAPLGVVVACSPSRVAVRRASLPPPTAAECAERRGRQRLRAPCINLRLQLQPSLHPLLTRLLAVSAADRSFVHAHPPLSGVAFPARRAAGPGPSVGRLSPRPASGHQSPFPSPSPVGALACGVGLRAHETAAELLFQIRASPFFTHLVELALYELFERFLSGFKRELRALAPFKASRSAQTPPANGLAQAGVAGASPQRDANGECRSGVSGVSASSTLPHQKRGSMESENVGDPTEGWAAAAGAALMRHREEGLQRREIGLQSSRFSPSACSGPCSAEQKGANRNDSGKETRQQRLPRAPSPPAKAYVLSLPQAQVSTENEEARRRRHQGGAAPQQTSRVLQRTNRGDWEDAERAREAGKEMASQRKLAASDGRELAQPGSEEAMGPRRSRDARKKDRDRDEFGKASARYEDSHGGAKQAYGIAEAERRACALFSLDRLLRAEDVSEAFSLVAPRAHPYRVPVPSQLSSGPSLSPSSGSDVPLPSSASSRSVARAGSHGALSPHPAASSPSAELSLQQRFAVAQEALTALPGGAALYLFLHLLSRHSPSTLAKTVASCVRKTEPTLAPLVLFPLLGSPPATYFEDAMKRQLLHTASIYLLVLQNTEGCLVVRQKRALPLLRAALRLGVAGLARKLVRFVLALLVAYPARKRAENSACEATGDPTESAKARQASVHALREGNCEEDIVVPWSGAGGAPALWAPPALFQERRRSRSHAARSRAEEKPAREGEQLHSQVEEEEGSRRAQKAKHGQRAEERAERQADAKADEERAIFQLYRDVVAIVEDCLLSSLVHLQWLRVFQLTSVLALDLPAWLFRLRPHICRVFSLDGPCGLLPSPESAPVVSPCCSHSQCLFLQDDPAVPFERVVLSLVSQLGLSARGFASRSIWSAAQWRACLLGSRSLPSLCRTTEMGRLHQGSLLARTSSRASSHFGVDASLAISDSAEAAPAPTACREGTDLQSEEADARVLAASPSACEWKRGSYAAVSGAWVHLPSVRGLTPSPAPASPFPPPTFREFRACTQRPHAGLHAQVSPPSSSVPLPLPDGWFTHKQVYRGRLASSFSPRTNARAGAPSPPAGLPQRLGRRVQPNFVSGSEGEYSLRAATESLTAFFLHVFVRADLPVLALALLVAAGDREGVRRILSLSPSLRLRIQMKQEESNGRVSASADTTAQQPSKAAALESGHPGGRSREDAKTAGGGAVRRKQNRDAGGWAAMSRSLRELLFVMAEQAAESGAPTGERIEPPAGRNGERIRKT